In one Nocardia tengchongensis genomic region, the following are encoded:
- a CDS encoding DUF1905 domain-containing protein — protein MAKSTYTFTAELWEWEAQAAWHFVSLPEAVTDEIDELYGHTSSGFGSVKVKVTVGASRWSTSIFPARKEGTYILPVKKAVRTAEGLSAGDPVEVELQIV, from the coding sequence ATGGCGAAGTCCACGTACACCTTCACCGCCGAGCTCTGGGAGTGGGAGGCTCAGGCCGCGTGGCATTTCGTGAGCCTGCCCGAAGCGGTCACCGACGAGATCGACGAGCTGTACGGCCACACCTCGAGCGGATTCGGTTCGGTCAAGGTGAAGGTCACCGTGGGCGCCAGCCGCTGGTCGACATCGATCTTCCCGGCCCGCAAGGAAGGCACGTACATCCTGCCGGTGAAGAAGGCCGTGCGGACAGCCGAAGGGCTGTCCGCGGGCGATCCCGTCGAGGTGGAGCTACAGATCGTGTGA
- a CDS encoding DEAD/DEAH box helicase, producing MTSGGGGSLRAWQRRALTKYLTAKPRDFLAVATPGAGKTTFALRVAAELLNDRTVDQVTVVAPTEHLKHQWAASAARTGIQLDSNFSNSTGSTSSDYHGVVVTYAQIASHPFKHRVRTENRKTLVIMDEIHHAGDAKSWGEAVEEAFSDATRRLHLTGTPFRSDDSKIPFITYEADESGFEKSRADHTYGYSEALADGVVRPVVFLAYSGEAHWRDSAGEEYSARLGEPLNAEQTARAWRTALDPAGDWMSKVLTAADTRLRQLRATGMPDAGGLVIATDQEKARDYAELLEHISGTKPTIVLSDDPDSSSRIGEFSENTDPWMVAVRMVSEGVDVPRLAVGVYATSASTPLYFAQAIGRFVRARKTGETASVFLPSVPVLLDLAAQLELQRDHVIGKPHREANGLEDELLIDANKQKDEPGEEEKKFIALAADAELDQVIYDGDSFGTATFSGSDEEADYLGIPGLLDADQMRALLRERQSRQLQDRTAAAEARPSGAGVEAAAERAATADRLSELRRELNSLVAMHHHRTGKPHGVIHGDLRRECGGPPTALATADQLAQRIASLRRV from the coding sequence GTGACTTCGGGTGGTGGCGGTTCGCTACGTGCATGGCAACGCAGGGCACTGACGAAGTATCTGACGGCCAAGCCACGGGACTTCCTCGCCGTCGCGACGCCAGGCGCGGGTAAGACGACCTTCGCGTTGCGGGTGGCGGCCGAGCTGCTCAACGATCGCACGGTCGACCAGGTGACGGTGGTCGCGCCGACCGAGCACCTCAAGCATCAGTGGGCGGCCTCGGCCGCGCGTACCGGCATCCAGCTGGATTCGAATTTCTCCAACTCGACCGGTTCCACTTCGTCGGACTATCACGGCGTGGTGGTGACCTACGCGCAGATCGCGTCGCATCCGTTCAAGCACCGGGTGCGCACCGAGAACCGCAAGACGCTGGTGATCATGGATGAGATCCATCACGCCGGTGACGCCAAGAGCTGGGGTGAGGCGGTCGAAGAAGCGTTCAGCGACGCCACCCGCCGCCTGCACCTGACCGGAACCCCGTTCCGCAGCGACGACTCCAAGATCCCGTTCATCACCTACGAGGCCGACGAGTCCGGTTTCGAGAAGTCGCGCGCCGACCACACCTACGGCTACTCCGAGGCGCTCGCCGACGGCGTCGTCAGACCCGTGGTCTTCCTCGCCTACTCCGGTGAGGCGCACTGGCGCGACAGCGCGGGCGAGGAGTATTCGGCCCGCCTGGGCGAGCCCCTCAACGCCGAGCAGACCGCGCGCGCCTGGCGCACCGCCCTGGACCCGGCCGGCGACTGGATGTCGAAGGTCCTCACCGCGGCCGACACCCGGCTGCGGCAGTTGCGCGCCACCGGCATGCCCGACGCCGGCGGCCTGGTCATCGCCACCGACCAGGAGAAGGCGCGCGACTACGCCGAACTGCTGGAACACATCTCCGGCACCAAGCCGACCATCGTGCTCTCCGACGATCCGGACTCCTCCAGCCGGATCGGCGAGTTCAGCGAGAACACCGATCCGTGGATGGTCGCGGTGCGCATGGTGTCCGAGGGCGTCGACGTGCCGCGCCTGGCGGTCGGCGTGTACGCCACCAGCGCCTCGACCCCGTTGTATTTCGCGCAGGCCATCGGCCGTTTCGTGCGTGCCCGCAAGACCGGTGAGACCGCGAGTGTGTTCCTGCCCTCGGTGCCGGTGCTGCTGGATCTGGCCGCCCAGCTGGAGTTGCAGCGTGACCACGTCATCGGCAAACCGCACCGGGAGGCGAACGGGCTCGAGGACGAGCTGCTGATCGACGCCAACAAGCAGAAGGACGAGCCGGGCGAGGAGGAGAAGAAGTTCATCGCCCTCGCCGCCGACGCCGAACTCGATCAGGTCATCTACGACGGTGACTCGTTCGGCACCGCCACCTTCTCCGGCAGCGACGAGGAGGCCGACTACCTCGGCATCCCGGGCCTGCTCGACGCCGACCAGATGCGCGCCCTGCTGCGCGAACGCCAGTCGCGTCAGCTCCAGGACCGCACCGCCGCCGCCGAGGCCCGCCCGTCCGGGGCCGGTGTGGAGGCGGCCGCCGAACGCGCGGCCACCGCCGACCGGCTCTCCGAGCTGCGCCGCGAACTCAACAGCCTGGTCGCCATGCACCACCACCGCACCGGCAAACCCCACGGCGTCATCCACGGCGACCTGCGCCGCGAATGCGGGGGCCCGCCAACGGCTCTGGCCACCGCCGACCAGCTCGCTCAGCGGATCGCCAGCCTGCGCCGCGTCTGA